TTTTATTTGTGTTGCACTGTATTCTGCAACCGGTAAACCAGCACAGGTTGCAGCAACAATCGCCGCACCTCTCGCTTGGCCCAGTTTAAGGGCAGAATCCGCATTCTTGGCCATAAACACCCGCTCGATAGCAAACTCGTCGGGCTGATATTGGGTAATGATTTCACATAACCCAGCATAAATTTGCTGTAAGCGTTGCGGTAACTCATCGGCGGATGTTCGAATACAGCCACTACCAAGATAAATCTGTTGACGGCCTTGGCATT
The Shewanella vesiculosa DNA segment above includes these coding regions:
- the ruvC gene encoding crossover junction endodeoxyribonuclease RuvC, with protein sequence MAIILGVDPGSRITGYGVIQCQGRQQIYLGSGCIRTSADELPQRLQQIYAGLCEIITQYQPDEFAIERVFMAKNADSALKLGQARGAAIVAATCAGLPVAEYSATQIKSAVVGTGRAQKTQVQHMVKQLLKLPASPQADAADALGVAICHFHTYQSLIAMGGKASSRTYGRYK